Proteins from a single region of Hypomesus transpacificus isolate Combined female chromosome 9, fHypTra1, whole genome shotgun sequence:
- the cnpy2 gene encoding protein canopy homolog 2, with the protein MRSPQLIVQCVMLLLLANHIQTARQGQDIRCGACRALVDEMEWAISQVDPKKMIQTGSFRINPDGSQSIREVPLARSEGNLLELMEEVCERMKDYGERVDPTTSRKTYERVTSRDGKAMDLSEAKLDSRVSSSLKYACETIVEQHEDEIIEFFAHQSDNVKDKLCSKRTDLCDHALKMHHDEL; encoded by the exons ATGAGGAGCCCACAGTTGATCGTCCAATGCGTGATGCTTCTTCTCCTGGCCAACCACATCCAAACAGCCAGGCAAGGGCAGGATATCAGATGTGGTG CTTGCAGGGCTTTAGTGGATGAAATGGAATGGGCAATATCCCAAGTTGATCCCAAGAAAATGATCCAGACAGGATCCTTTAGAATCAACCCAGATGGCAGCCAATCTATTAGAGAG GTGCCTCTCGCCCGCTCTGAGGGTAACCTCCTGGAGttgatggaggaggtgtgtgagaggatgAAGGACTATGGGGAACGTGTGGATCCTACCACAAGCAGGAAGACCTATGAGAGGGTCACATCTCGAGATGGAAAAGCCATGGACCTCTCAGAGGCCAAACTGGATTCAAGAGTTAGCTCCAGTCTGAAATATGCT TGTGAGACAATTGTTGAACAACACGAAGACGAGATCATTGAATTCTTTGCCCATCAATCGGATAATGTTAAAGACAAACTCTGCAGCAAGAGAACAG ATCTCTGTGATCATGCCTTGAAAATGCATCATGATGAGCTCTGA